The Pseudoalteromonas rubra region CGCAACGGCCGATCCCACTTTTGTGAAGGTCACAATAGAAGTGTTTTCCGATGAAAAACGTGAACACTCAGTGTACGACCTGACCACCTTTATTTATAAAAAAGGGAAGCGATAATGCGCGCGCATATTTCCTCCCGACAGGGTGGCTTTACCCTGATTGAGGTTTTACTGGCCTTGGCTATTTTGGCCATGGTGGTCACTGCCACCCATCAAATCCTGGATACCACACTCAGAGCCAAAGAAGCATCTGAAGAAACGGTGGCAGAGCTGGAATCATTGCAAACTATGTTTCGTTTGATGGATCAGGACTTCAACCAGATGACCAAACGGGAAGTACGTAATGAGGCGGGGGATTTTAGCCCAACATATATCATTCATGGTCGCTACAATCTGAGCAGTCAGTACGATGGGATTGCTTTTGTACGTGATGGCTGGACCAACCCAATTAGTCTGCTGCCTCGTTCTGAATTACAGGCAGTGGGTTATCGTGTCGTAGACGACAATCTGGAACGTATTTACCGAATTTATGTTGACCAGCTTGATGGCACTGAACCTCGCAGCCAGGTGATCCTGGAAAACGTTGAAGAGCTTAAGTTTGAGTTCCTAGACGATAAGCAGAAGTGGCAGAATAGCTGGGACATTAAAGCCCTGCCTTTGGCGGTTGCTGTGACTATCCAGCAACAAGAGGCTGAGCCAATTCGACGCATTTTTTTGACGCCGGGCGATGGCAAAGTGAAACAAGCCAGCAGCGGTGACGATAATCGCAATGGTAATAACGACAATAACAACAATAACAACAATAACGGCCAAAATGACAATGATGGACAAAGGAGGGGCTAGCGTGAAATCTCAACGTGGTGCAGCGTTAGTCATTGTTTTGTTCATCGTGGCTCTGGCCGCGACTATCGCAACAGAAATGACCATGAGTCTGATGGTACAGGTGCAAAAAGCCACCAACCTGCAGACCCATCAGCAAGCTAAATGGTATAGCTATGGGGCGGAAGAGTTGGTCAAAAAGGTCCTGCTCGATAGCCGTAAAGACGAGCCTGATAAAGTTCATTTGGGACAACCCTGGGCATTGTCAGAGGTACCCTATCCGGTGGATCATGGCACTTTGAGTGGTGAGATCACGGATTTGCAAGCCTGTTTAAACCTCAATGCGTTGCGCAATAAACCGCAAAACAGCGGCAACCGGAATGACACAAACCCAGCACACAAAGCGTTGCTTGAGCTGTTAAAGAACATCGAAGACCTGCCCAGTGAAGAAAGCGAAGAGGCCATGGCAGACAGCGTGTATGACTGGTTGGATGATGACAGTATTACGTTCCGCTCGGGCGCCGAAGAAGATGAATATATGTCACTCAGAACCCCTTATCTGACAGCAAATAACCTGTTTGCCTCGGTCAGTGAACTGAGGATAATCAAAGGGTTTAACCCTCTGGTAATGGAAAAGTTACTGCCTTATGTATGCGTTATCCCGGGCAGCACTGAGTTGGCTATTAATGTCAATACCATTCAGCCCGAACAGGCGTTGTTGCTGAGCGCGTTGATGGAGGGGCTGAGCGAATCTGGCGCAGAGGCAATTATTTCGGCCCGTCCGGAAAAAGGCTTTGACTCAATACAGGAATTTTATTCGGAAGCGGCAAACCAGGGCGCTTCCGACAAACAAAAGAACGATAAAATTTTTACTATTTCAAGCAATTATTTTAAGTTACGAGCAAAGGCTCAGTTCGATGAGCGTTTGTTTCGCCTGACCTCAATAATCGAAATAAAAGATGGTCGGGCGAGCATCCTAGCGCGTAAATTTGGAGGCGTTTAGTGTCAGAAAATTTGATGATCCGTGTGGGTCACTCACAACAAGAGCCGGTTCACTGGTTAGTCTGGTCGGCGCAAGATGCGCAGATCATTGCCAGCGGTGAGCTGGAGCATGCCGGACTGCTCGGTGAGCTTAGTGAAAAAGCACAGAGCCGTTCGGTTGTCGTGCTGCTGCCAGCCTCTAGCGTGCAGTTAAAAACGATTGATTTACCGGCCAAGTGGAATCGCAAACTGGAGCAGGCCCTGCCTTTCATGCTGGAAGAGCAAATTGCCTGCGATATTGATTCGGCCTTTATCGCAGTAGGTAAAGCCGGTCAGCGGGACGAGCAGTACACCATAGATGTGGCCTTATGTGATAAAGCCTGGTTAGCAGCCTGGATGGCCTTATTCGATGATTTTGACATCAGTGTTCAGCGTTTGCTACCTGATGCATTATTATTGCCTGCGCCGCCAGAAAACACTATCAGTGCTATAGAGCTGGGCACGCAGTGGTTGTTCCGCTCAGCAGACTGGCAGGTCAGTGGTGTTGAATCTGACTGGCTCGCAGGTTTCTTAAACTTGCTACCTGAGGAGCGTATTCAACATTTCAGTCCGGGTGAAGCACTGGCATCGAACAAAACGCTCGATGCGATGGAAAGCGAGTATGACTTACCATTGGCGTTGTTTGCTAAACAACTTGAGCAGCAAAGCTTTAACTTACGTCAGGGTAAATTTGCTGCCAAGAAAAAGCAGCCTCAGTGGTGGCGTGATTGGCAAGCTGGCCTAATTGCCGCGTCAATCGCATTGGTCTGCTTTATCGGAATAAAGTCAACGCAGCTGGTCTTGTTGCAGAATCAGGCTGATGAGCTAAGCGCGCAGGCTGTTGCCAGTTATAAACAAGCTTTTCCGAATAAAGTGGTGCGCCCACACTTGCTGAAGAAACAGATCCAGAATGAGCTAAACAGTTTATCAGGCGAGCAGCAAGGCGGCTTCCTTGAGTTGACCAATCACTTTGTGACTGTATTCGATGAAGTGAAGGACTTTGAACCCGAAACACTGCGTTATGATCAACGTCGTAACGAACTGCGGATCCGGGCAAAAGCCAACGGCTTCCAGGTCTTTGGTCAGGTAAAAAGCATCCTGGAGCAGCGCGGCATGTCAGTGCAGCAAGGTGCACTTAATAATGATGGCGACTACGTGATCGGTGAGATCCGCATTCGAGGTGCAGCATGAAACAGCAAGTGATTAATTATTGGCAATCTCTTAAAGAGCAGGAGCAAAAGCTGCTGATCCTTGGCGGAGTTGTGTTTTGTGTGTTTGTGCTGGTGATGGGGATCATCCGTCCACTCAATACCGCTGTTGAAAAAGCAGAAAAAGAAGTCGATAAACAGCAGGCCCTGGTTTCCTGGGTAGGCAAAAGTGTGACCCAGCTGAAGAGCCAGGGTGTTGGCCGTGCCTCTGCGGCCAATGTTAACCTGACTCAATTGGTGAACCGTACGCGTGGCAAATATAAAATTGTCATCAGTAAAATGCAGCCAAATGATAATGCGCTGCGTGTCAATATCGACAATGTGGAGTTTAACCAGTTGATTGCCTGGCTGGACGAGCTGACCAATCAGCATGGTGTTAAAGTGGCTAACCTGGATCTGGGGAAGGAAGATGCGCCCGGGTATGTTCGAGTTAGCCGTCTGGTATTAGAGAATTAAGTATGAAGAAGATCATCAGTTTAGTGCTGGTTTTTTTACTGGCCTTTGGTGTTTTTGCTGCCATTAGCATGCCAGCCAGTATTGTTTTGCAGCTTTCGCAGGGCTCTTTACCTCGTGCGTTAGCCATTGGAGCCGTATCGGGCTCGGTGTGGGAAGGGCGGATCAGTGAGGTCCGTTACGAAAATGTGCAACTGAATGACGTCACCTGGCAGCTAAATGGCTGGGGACTGTTAACGGGTCAGTTACAGGGTAAAGTACGTTTTGGTTCACCCAGAGCACTGGATGAAATTTCTGGTAATAGTAATTTCTCTGTGTCTTTACTGGATCAGGCTGCGCGGCTGGATGATGCCACCTTGCGTTTTAGCGTCGAGCAGGCGATGCAGCAGGTAACCCTGCCGCTGCCAGTGGATGCCAAGGGTCGCGTGATCCTGAGTATTGATGAATACCATACTGGCCAGCCATACTGTGATGCCCTCACCGGTGAGATCAGCAGTCCCAATATTGATATCAAAGGGCTCAGTGGCTGGTTCAGTATCGGTGATATGAGTGGTGTATTAAGCTGTAAATCTGGCGATATTGCCGTCACAGTGGATCCGGAGAACCGTTTAGGGCTGCGTGCTGACGCCACGCTGGCTGCCAATATGCAGTTCCGGGTTGCAGGCAATATCAAACCTGAAGCCTCTTTACCAAAAGAAGTTCATGATGCCGTTAAATTCTTAGGCCGTCCTGATAGCGAAGGGCGTTACCCGGTGAACTTATAAATCATGATGACGTTTAACTACGACGCGCAGCATCAGACTGCGCTGACTAATTATCTTGAGCAGCGGCCAGGTGCATTGAGCCTACGCGCTGTTGAAGGCTATTTGTTTGGGTTGATTTGTAGCCCGGACGGGATAGAGCCTGAGCAATGGCTAAGCGAGCTGAGCCTGAACGATGAGGCGCTGGAAGAACACACCGTGTTTGCTTTTTTAGCACTGCATCATCATATCAGCGAGCAGGTTTTCTCTGAGCAATTTGCTCTGCCCGCACAGGCACACTCTCCCTGGTCGGAAAAGCAACAGTGGAGCCAGGGCTTTTTACTGGCCAGCCAACCCTACTATGAGCGTTTAGCAACCGCTTCTGAGGTGCCACAAGAATTGGTTGAGGCGTTACAAATGGCGACGGAGCAATTGGCATTTTTCAGTTTGCAAGAGCAGCAAGTAGCACAGTTTTGTCAACAGTCGGGGCAAGAGATGTCGGCCTTTTGTGCTCAACAATTGAGCTTAGCTAATGACTTTGCGCAAGGCTATGCAGCCTTGATTGAGCAGGTCGCTCTGGCGAGCGGCCTGTACAACGAGTAATTCAGTTACATCAAATCCAGTTCAATGTGAGTGCAGCCTTTCGCACAATGTGCACTCCCTTTAGCTCCCTTTGCAGCGGTCAGGTCGAGTTGGATTGGCTGCTCACAGTGCTGACACAGCACCGTCTGGCCTTTACTCAGTTTCTTCAGCAGGGCTTTTTGTTCATTGAAAGACTTAGCACTGGCTTTGTTCAGTTGAGAAAAGTCCATTACAGCCCCGCCTCGCGCAAAGAGCCGGCCGCGATTTCACACACATCCAGTAGCTTGGGGCCATAAAAGTACATATTCAGCTCATTGCCTTCACAAAACTTGAGGTGAAACACTTTCATTTTTTCATTAGTCGACAGGGCAGACATAATATAGTCGTGCTCTGACTCGGTTAAGGTTAGCTCTTTTTTGATTTGCTGGCGTGCGAGCTTGGCTGCCAGACTATACTGGGCTTTGCTAGTATCACCAAGCAGATCAACACCGTACTGTATAATCTTCTCACGCGGCTCTTTGACACTTGGGTGGTCAATGGTAAACAGAGCCAGGATTGCCACGACTAAAATTAAGTACTTTTTCATAACTGCAACAACTTTGATCTAAACAGCTAAAAGATGTCGCCAGTGTAATAAAATGACGGAATTAAAAGCAAGTTTAGCGCTCAGAATTTTTTATTACCCGAAATGAACGCGATGCTGTTTTATGTCGGGTTTTCCCTTTAAAATGAGCGAGATCTGATCCAGATTGATATACTACATATATAAAATAGAGGTCACTGTAGCAAGTACCTGTCCCAGGCGCGTAAGGAGCTGTGATGGACAAGCAAATTAAGATCAAAAATATTCCCGTCGACGTCAAAATCCACAAACCCGACGATTTACAACCAGACAGGTTTAACCCTCGCAATCGTATTTATGTCAGGGCTGTTACCGGGTTGCACCAGAAACTCAGAAAGCAGATAGGCTTTATCGGCATGCTGGCGTTCATGCTGTTGCCCTGGATTAACTTCAATGGTGAGCAAGCGGTGCTGTTCGATATCTTTGAGCAAAAATTTAATATTTTTGGTCTGACTCTGTGGCCTCAGGACCTCACTATTCTGGCCTTTATTTTGATGATAGCGGCCTTTGCCTTGTTTTTGGTAACGACTTTCTATGGTCGGGTGTGGTGTGGTTACACTTGCCCGCAGACGGTCTGGACGTTCATTTTTATCTGGTTTGAAGAAAAGCTGGAAGGTACCGCCAATCAGCGTAAGAAGCTTGATCAGCGGCCCATGGATTTTGATAAGTTCTGGCGTAAATCAGCCAAACATCTCAGTTGGGTGCTGTTTTCTCTGTATACCGCCATTTCGTTTGTCGGTTATTTCACGCCCATCCGTGAATTACTCCCCGACCTGCTGATGTTTTCAGCTTCAGGGTATGCGGCGTTAAGTGTGGTGATCTTTACTCTGTGTACTTATGGTAATGCCGGCTGGATGCGTGAGATCATGTGTCTGCATATTTGCCCCTATTCACGTTTTCAGTCTGCGATGTTCGATAAAGACACTTTCACTGTGAGCTATGATACCGCACGTGGCGAAAATCGCGGACCTCGTGGTCGTAAGGAGGATCCTAAAGCGCTGGATCTGGGTGACTGTATCGACTGTAAACTATGTGTGCAGGTTTGTCCGACCGGTATCGACATCCGTAATGGGCTGCAATACGAGTGCATCAATTGTGGTGCCTGTATCGATGCGTGTGATGGTGTAATGGATAAAATGAACTATCCCAGGGGATTGATCTCCTACACAACAGAACGCAATCTCGAAAGCAGCAGTGAAAAAACCAAAGCCGTACGGGGCAAGTTGGTCGGTTACCTATTGATCCTAATTGTCTTAACTGGGGCTCTGGTTGCTAATGTTGCGATGCGCAAAACACTTGACCTGGATATTATCAGAGACAGAAACCAGCTGTATCGGGTCAATGTAGAAGGGTTGGTTGAAAATACTTATACACTGAAGATGATCAACAAAGCACAGGTGCCTCAAACTTTCCTTATCAGTATTCGCGGTTTGTCTGATTTCACTATTCTGGGCAAGCAGGAGATCCACATTGCAGCTGGCTCTACGGTGGATCAGCCGTTGTCGGTCGTCATTGACCCTTACGATCTGACGTTACCAGTTACCGAGTTTGAGTTCGTCATCACAGTTAAAGATGCGCCCTCGGAGTCAATCGCACAGCCGACAAACTTTTTTAAAGGTCGTTAGCCGAGATAGGGTACAATGGGGTAACTCAGATAGACATCACAAAAGCGGGGTAGCCCGCTTTTTTGTTACTTTGTCCTGGGCCAGACTTTGGAACAGGGCAGTGAAAGGTAAACACTATGACAGATTTCAGCTTTCAAAATTTAACGCCCGATCTGATCCTGGATGCCATTGAAAGCGTCGGGGTTTATCCTGAATCGGGGTTGTTGCCCCTCAATAGTTATGAGAATCGGGTTTATCAGTTTCGTGCCGACGATAACCGTCGCTATGTGGCGAAGTTTTATCGCCCTGAACGCTGGCAGTCCGAGCAAATTCAGGAAGAACACGACTTCACGCTGGCCCTGCAGCAAGCTGAAGTACCGGTTGTTGCCCCTCTGCGTGTTGACGGGCGCAGCTTGTTTGAGCA contains the following coding sequences:
- the gspJ gene encoding type II secretion system minor pseudopilin GspJ, which translates into the protein MRAHISSRQGGFTLIEVLLALAILAMVVTATHQILDTTLRAKEASEETVAELESLQTMFRLMDQDFNQMTKREVRNEAGDFSPTYIIHGRYNLSSQYDGIAFVRDGWTNPISLLPRSELQAVGYRVVDDNLERIYRIYVDQLDGTEPRSQVILENVEELKFEFLDDKQKWQNSWDIKALPLAVAVTIQQQEAEPIRRIFLTPGDGKVKQASSGDDNRNGNNDNNNNNNNNGQNDNDGQRRG
- the gspK gene encoding type II secretion system minor pseudopilin GspK; this translates as MDKGGASVKSQRGAALVIVLFIVALAATIATEMTMSLMVQVQKATNLQTHQQAKWYSYGAEELVKKVLLDSRKDEPDKVHLGQPWALSEVPYPVDHGTLSGEITDLQACLNLNALRNKPQNSGNRNDTNPAHKALLELLKNIEDLPSEESEEAMADSVYDWLDDDSITFRSGAEEDEYMSLRTPYLTANNLFASVSELRIIKGFNPLVMEKLLPYVCVIPGSTELAINVNTIQPEQALLLSALMEGLSESGAEAIISARPEKGFDSIQEFYSEAANQGASDKQKNDKIFTISSNYFKLRAKAQFDERLFRLTSIIEIKDGRASILARKFGGV
- the gspL gene encoding type II secretion system protein GspL, which translates into the protein MSENLMIRVGHSQQEPVHWLVWSAQDAQIIASGELEHAGLLGELSEKAQSRSVVVLLPASSVQLKTIDLPAKWNRKLEQALPFMLEEQIACDIDSAFIAVGKAGQRDEQYTIDVALCDKAWLAAWMALFDDFDISVQRLLPDALLLPAPPENTISAIELGTQWLFRSADWQVSGVESDWLAGFLNLLPEERIQHFSPGEALASNKTLDAMESEYDLPLALFAKQLEQQSFNLRQGKFAAKKKQPQWWRDWQAGLIAASIALVCFIGIKSTQLVLLQNQADELSAQAVASYKQAFPNKVVRPHLLKKQIQNELNSLSGEQQGGFLELTNHFVTVFDEVKDFEPETLRYDQRRNELRIRAKANGFQVFGQVKSILEQRGMSVQQGALNNDGDYVIGEIRIRGAA
- the gspM gene encoding type II secretion system protein GspM; this encodes MKQQVINYWQSLKEQEQKLLILGGVVFCVFVLVMGIIRPLNTAVEKAEKEVDKQQALVSWVGKSVTQLKSQGVGRASAANVNLTQLVNRTRGKYKIVISKMQPNDNALRVNIDNVEFNQLIAWLDELTNQHGVKVANLDLGKEDAPGYVRVSRLVLEN
- a CDS encoding type II secretion system protein N; amino-acid sequence: MKKIISLVLVFLLAFGVFAAISMPASIVLQLSQGSLPRALAIGAVSGSVWEGRISEVRYENVQLNDVTWQLNGWGLLTGQLQGKVRFGSPRALDEISGNSNFSVSLLDQAARLDDATLRFSVEQAMQQVTLPLPVDAKGRVILSIDEYHTGQPYCDALTGEISSPNIDIKGLSGWFSIGDMSGVLSCKSGDIAVTVDPENRLGLRADATLAANMQFRVAGNIKPEASLPKEVHDAVKFLGRPDSEGRYPVNL
- a CDS encoding UPF0149 family protein; protein product: MMTFNYDAQHQTALTNYLEQRPGALSLRAVEGYLFGLICSPDGIEPEQWLSELSLNDEALEEHTVFAFLALHHHISEQVFSEQFALPAQAHSPWSEKQQWSQGFLLASQPYYERLATASEVPQELVEALQMATEQLAFFSLQEQQVAQFCQQSGQEMSAFCAQQLSLANDFAQGYAALIEQVALASGLYNE
- the ccoG gene encoding cytochrome c oxidase accessory protein CcoG — its product is MDKQIKIKNIPVDVKIHKPDDLQPDRFNPRNRIYVRAVTGLHQKLRKQIGFIGMLAFMLLPWINFNGEQAVLFDIFEQKFNIFGLTLWPQDLTILAFILMIAAFALFLVTTFYGRVWCGYTCPQTVWTFIFIWFEEKLEGTANQRKKLDQRPMDFDKFWRKSAKHLSWVLFSLYTAISFVGYFTPIRELLPDLLMFSASGYAALSVVIFTLCTYGNAGWMREIMCLHICPYSRFQSAMFDKDTFTVSYDTARGENRGPRGRKEDPKALDLGDCIDCKLCVQVCPTGIDIRNGLQYECINCGACIDACDGVMDKMNYPRGLISYTTERNLESSSEKTKAVRGKLVGYLLILIVLTGALVANVAMRKTLDLDIIRDRNQLYRVNVEGLVENTYTLKMINKAQVPQTFLISIRGLSDFTILGKQEIHIAAGSTVDQPLSVVIDPYDLTLPVTEFEFVITVKDAPSESIAQPTNFFKGR